In Juglans microcarpa x Juglans regia isolate MS1-56 chromosome 8D, Jm3101_v1.0, whole genome shotgun sequence, the following are encoded in one genomic region:
- the LOC121242237 gene encoding uncharacterized mitochondrial protein AtMg00810-like: MGTPMMSKTKGLTSDIPFPDPGHCHCIVGALQYLTLTHPDLAFCVNIVSQFMHSPTIAHYKMVKCILWYLHGTVDLGMHFTSQSILDLYAFFDIDWAGCPQTGRSTTDYCVFLGSNCISWSTKKQHIVSRSSSKVEYRAMAHTAAELTWISILLSDLGVQLSSPPILFCDNLSALYMTVNPVFYARSKHIEIDYHYVREHVALGLLETRHVWPLFYLRIFLPNLLVVLPFILYVPNLAFYLSTVCGGILKIIP, from the coding sequence ATGGGTACCCCCATGATGTCCAAAACAAAGGGTCTCACTAGTGATATTCCCTTCCCTGACCCTGGTCATTGTCATTGCATTGTTGGTGCCCTTCAATATCTTACTCTCACTCATCCCGACTTAGCATTTTGTGTCAACATTGTCTCACAATTTATGCACTCACCCACCATTGCTCATTACAAAATGGTAAAATGCATTCTTTGGTATTTACATGGTACAGTTGATCTTGGTATGCATTTTACTTCACAATCTATACTTGATCTTTATGCCTTTTTTGATATAGATTGGGCTGGTTGTCCTCAAACTGGTCGCTCTACAACTGACTATTGTGTGTTCTTGGGCAGCAACTGCATCTCCTGGTCCACTAAGAAACAACACATTGTCTCGCGCTCCAGCTCCAAAGTTGAGTATCGTGCTATGGCCCACACCGCTGCGGAACTTACATGGATCTCCATTTTGCTTAGTGATCTTGGTGTTCAACTCTCATCACCACCCATCCTCTTCTGTGATAATTTAAGTGCTCTTTATATGACTGTCAATCCTGTTTTCTATGCTCGTAGCAAACATATTGAGATTGACTACCACTATGTACGAGAACACGTTGCTCTTGGTCTTCTTGAAACACGGCATGTCTGGCCTCTCTTCTACTTGCGGATATTTTTACCAAACCTCTTGGTCGTCCTGCCCTTTATTCTCTACGTTCCAAACTTAGCCTTCTACCTCAGCACAGTTTGCGGGGGCATATTGAAGATAATCCCATAG
- the LOC121242238 gene encoding uncharacterized mitochondrial protein AtMg00820-like has translation MSSNAPYETNAFAPSSPSPVVDSTQTPSRHHMVTCSRVGIHKPNPKYANLHALVDLPQEPKTILSDLNHRGWNKAMQDETQALHDNHTWTLMPRTPSMDVIGCKWVFQTKINADGSLDRLKARLVAKGFHQMDEVNYIETFSPIIKPGTIRIVLTLALFHRWDIR, from the coding sequence ATGTCGAGTAATGCTCCCTATGAGACAAATGCCTTTGCTCCTTCATCGCCATCACCAGTGGTTGACTCCACTCAGACTCCTTCTCGCCATCACATGGTTACATGCTCCAGGGTTGGTATTCACAAACCTAACCCTAAATATGCTAATCTTCATGCTCTTGTTGATCTTCCACAGGAACCAAAGACTATTCTCTCTGATCTCAACCATCGTGGTTGGAACAAGGCTATGCAAGACGAAACACAGGCACTCCATGACAACCACACATGGACCCTCATGCCCCGCACCCCATCCATGGATGTcattggctgcaaatgggtcttccaaaccaaaatcaatGCCGATGGCTCTCTTGATCGACTCAAAGCTCGGCTTGTTGCTAAAGGATTCCATCAAATGGATGAGGTCAATTATATAGAGACTTTCTCTCCTATCATCAAACCTGGCACCATTCGTATTGTTCTTACCTTAGCTCTTTTTCATCGTTGGGACATTCGCTAG
- the LOC121242519 gene encoding 17.1 kDa class II heat shock protein-like: protein MDCRIIVAESPLFSTLQQMMDLADDTDKSSFNAPTRTYMRDAKAMATTPADVKEYPSSYVFIIDMPGLKSGDIKVQVEEDNVLVISGEKKREEEKEGAKYVRMERRVGNFMRKFVLPENANTDAISAVCQDGVLTVTVEKLPPPEPKKPKKIEVKIA, encoded by the coding sequence ATGGATTGCAGAATCATAGTTGCGGAGTCTCCACTGTTCTCCACCCTGCAACAGATGATGGACCTGGCCGATGACACCGACAAGTCGTCCTTCAACGCTCCTACACGCACCTACATGCGCGACGCCAAGGCCATGGCCACCACTCCCGCCGATGTCAAGGAGTACCCAAGCTCCTACGTCTTCATCATAGACATGCCGGGGCTCAAGTCCGGGGATATCAAGGTCCAGGTAGAGGAGGACAATGTGCTCGTGATAAGCGGTGAGAAGAAACGGGAGGAGGAGAAAGAGGGAGCCAAGTATGTGAGGATGGAGAGGAGGGTGGGCAATTTCATGAGGAAGTTTGTGCTGCCTGAGAATGCCAACACAGATGCTATCTCTGCGGTTTGCCAGGATGGCGTGCTGACTGTGACTGTGGAGAAGCTTCCGCCTCCAGAGCCCAAGAAGCCCAAGAAAATTGAGGTTAAGATTGCATAA
- the LOC121242520 gene encoding 17.9 kDa class II heat shock protein-like produces the protein MDFRIMGADSPLFSTLQQMMDLADDTDKSSFNAPTRTYMRDAKAMAATPADVKEYPSSYVFIIDMPGLKSGDIKVQVEEDNVLVISGERKREEEKEGAKYVRMERRVGKFMRKFVLPENANTDAISAVCQDGVLTVTVEKLPPPKPKKRKKIEVKLA, from the coding sequence ATGGATTTCAGAATCATGGGTGCGGATTCTCCACTGTTCTCCACCCTGCAGCAGATGATGGACCTGGCCGATGACACCGACAAGTCGTCCTTCAACGCTCCTACCCGCACCTACATGCGAGACGCCAAGGCCATGGCCGCCACTCCCGCCGATGTCAAGGAGTACCCAAGCTCCTACGTCTTCATCATAGACATGCCGGGGCTCAAGTCCGGGGATATCAAGGTCCAGGTAGAGGAGGACAATGTGCTCGTGATAAGCGGTGAGAGGAAACGGGAGGAGGAGAAAGAGGGAGCCAAGTATGTGAGGATGGAGAGGAGGGTGGGCAAGTTCATGAGGAAGTTTGTGCTGCCTGAGAATGCCAACACAGATGCTATCTCTGCGGTTTGCCAGGATGGCGTGTTGACTGTGACTGTGGAGAAGCTTCCGCCTCCAAAGCCCAAGAAGCGCAAGAAAATTGAGGTTAAGCTTGCATAA